The sequence CGAGGCGGCCAACCGGGCGAAGAGCCAGTTCCTGGCCAACATGAGCCACGAGATCCGGACCCCCATGAACGGGGTCATCGGCATGATCGATCTCCTGGGGGACACCTCCCTGACCCCCATGCAGCGGCATTTCACCCAGACGGCCCAGCGTTCCGCCCGGGCCCTCCTGGAGCTCCTGGAGAACGTGCTCGACCTGTCCAAGATTGAGGCCGGGAAGCTCACCCTCCAGGAGGAGGACTTCGACCTGTACGCCACCGTACGCGGAACGGTGGACATGCTGGCCCATCAGGCCGAGCAGAAAGGCCTCCGGCTGGACCTGCACATCGATCCGCACACCCCTTGCCGGGTGCGGGGGGACGAGGTACGCCTGCGCCAGATCCTGATCAACCTGATCAACAACGCCATCAAGTTCACCGAGAGGGGCCATGTGGAGGTGCGGATATGCCCCTCCCCGGAGCCGGAGGGTAGCCTCAGGGTCTGCTTCGAGGTGGTGGATACGGGCATCGGCATCGCCGAGGATGTCCAGGAGCACATCTTCGAGGTGTTCACGCAGGCGGATGGGTCCATCACCCGGCGTTACGGCGGCACGGGTCTGGGAACGGCCATCTCCAAGCAGCTGGTAAATCTCCTCGGGGGCACCATTCAGGTGGAGAGCCACCCGGGGATCGGGACCCTCTTTCAGGTCTCCCTCCCCTGGCAGCCCCCGGAGCAGGAGGCGGGGGCAGAGGTCATGGGGCCGGGTGGCGGCGTGCTGCTCCTGACCCGCGATCCGGTGCTGCGCGACAGGTTGATGGAATGGTTCGCCCTCTGGGGCCTCCAAGCGGAGGTGGTGGGGAGCCAGGACGAGGTGCTGGCCCGGACCGGGCGGCCGGGAGCCCGTTTCCGGGGCGTGGTCATCGACGAGGGGGAGCTCCTGGATCCCTCGGCCTTCCTCGCCTGCTGCCGCGCTCCGGGAAATCCGTCCGATCCGGGCCTGGTGCTGCTGCGGCGGGATCCAGACAGCCGGCGGCTCCAGGGCCTGGAGGGGCGCTTCGATTCCGTCCTCGACCTGCCTCCCGACAAGCCGTTACTTTTCAATGCGCTGTATGCCCTTCAGGCCGAGCTGCCGCGGGACGAGCGGGTGGTGGACCTGGCCCGGCGGCGGGCAAAACGGCAAGGCCGGGAACGGCCCCGCTACATCCTGGTGGCGGAGGATAATCCGACCAACCAGGAGGTGATCGGGCTGATCCTGGAGAAGGGGGGCTACGCGGCCCGAACGGTCGCCGACGGCGAGGAGGCCTTGCAGGCCCTGGAGGAGGAGGCCTTCGATCTCGCCATTCTGGATATGCATATGCCGGAGCGCAGCGGGCCGGAGGTGGTCAAGCTGCACCGGTTCATGGATACCGGCGATCGGCCCATGCCCTTCGTGCTCCTCACCGCCAATGTAACGAGCGAGGCGGCGCGGGAGGCAGAGGAAGCGGGGGTGGCCGCCTTCCTGACCAAGCCGGTGGAGGCCCAGCGACTGCTGGAGACCCTGGAGCAGGCCCTGGACCGGGGGGCGGCTCCGGCGGGGGCCGGCACACCATCCGGGGAAGCCGCCGAGACCGAGGAAGGCGCCTTGGTTTCGTCCCGCACCATGAAGGAGTTGGCGGGCATGAGTCGGGACCCCTCCCTGCTTGCCGACCTGATTCAGGGCTTTCTGCGGGATTCCGAGGACCTGCTGGAGCGGATGGAGAAGGCGGCGGAGGAGTGTCGGCTGGAGGAGCTGCAGGGATGTGCCCATTCCCTGAAGGGGAGCGCGGGCAACCTGGGGGTGGAGGCGGTCGCCAATGTGTGCGAGCGCCTGCAACGGGCTAGCGCCACGGACCTGGCCGCAGGGGGCATTGCCCACGAGCTGGAAGGGCTGCGGGACCTGCTGGCGCGGGCCCGCCCTGCCCTTCTGCTGCATGCCAGCGGTCAGCTCCAGCATTGACCACCGGCATGCCGCTACTTCCTCACTCGGCCCGGGAGAGCTTCTGACCCGTCCGCCGATCCTGAGCCCGCACCAAGCGCTCCATGGTCCGGAGCTCGCGTTCCCCCAGCCCCAAAGCCGAGTCGACCCAGAGTTCGGTGATGTCCCGCAGCTCCTCGAAGGGTACCCGGTTGTGGGAGGAGTGGATGCGCCGCAGGAGCCCGTGCACGGAACTGTGCTTTTCCGCCTCGGCAATGTACTCGACGAGCTTCTCGCGCCCCTGCCCGGGCTCGGCGAGTACATCCACCACCCCCATCTCGTAAAGCTCCTCGGCTTCATAAAGCCGGCCCGACAGGATCATGCGCTCGGCCAGGGAGGGCGCAATCCGCCTGGAAAGGTAGCTGTAGGCTCCCATGCCCGGAAACAGGTTGAACAGCACCTCGGGGAAGCCCATTTGGGTTCCCTTCTCCGCGATTACCACGTTGCAGGAAAGGGCCGCCTCCAAGCCGCCACCCTGGGCCCGCCCTTCCACCAGCGCCAGACTGGTAAGGGGTAGGTCCATTCCCACCGAGAACCGGTGCCCGGCCCGAACGCAGGCCAAGGCGTAACCCAGCAGGCCCTCTCGGTCTCCGGCCCGGATCAGGGAGAGGAAGCGGGACAGATCACCCCCGAAGTTGTAGATTCCGTCCAGATTGGAGGCCAGCACCATGTAGCGGATGTCCGGGGAGCGCCTCTGCGGCTGCTGCCGCACCCGGTGCGCAACCTCTTTCTGGAAGGCCTCGATATCTGCGAGCAGTTCGGGGGTGAAGGCAGGACGGGGTTGCGGGGCCATGTTCAAAGTTGCCACCCCCAGCTCGCGGTCAAGCTCGACCTCCGACTGCTGATACACGTGGCTGGCTTCGGGGAATTGGAACAGATTGCTCATGGTGCGCTCCTTCTTGGAGGTTGTGGGGCCGCCCAGCAGACGACCGGGGAGGTAGCCGCCCCGTCGGGAACCGGCGGGGCGGTGGAAACTGGTAGCCTGCCTGGGGGACCGGGCCGGTGGGGGCCTCGGGAAGGGACGGCGAGAGGATGCACCAAGAGCGTAAGAGAAGAACCAGCGGGCCGCTGGCTGTTGGGCAAGATGGCACGGAGCCCCCCTTTTTGGCTCGTTTCCTGCGCCTCTCCCAGACTAACCCATTGAACAGCAAAGGGAAGGGGCTATACCGGACGATCGTCCAAGGGTTGGGGAGTCCGGACCCTTGGCCCCTATCTGCCCAAGCCCTATAATGCGGTTTTGACGGAAACCCACTTCCCGAAGCCCGCCCATGCCCCGCAAGCTCCATATCCGCACCTTCGGCTGCCAGATGAACGAGCACGATTCCACCCGCATGGTGGACCTGCTCGACTCCGCCCTGGGGGTGGAGTGCACCGAGGATCCCGCCGAGGCCGACATCCTGCTGCTCAATACCTGTTCCGTGCGCGAGAAGCCCCAGGAAAAGGTCTTCTCCGAGCTGGGGCGCTGGCGGCCCTTCAAGGAGGCCCGGCCGGGGACCCTGATCGGGGTGGGGGGCTGCGTGGCCCAGCAGGAGGGGGAGCGCATCCGTCGGCGCGCCCCCTACGTGGACCTCGTCTTCGGGCCGCAGACCATCCACCGCCTGCCGGAGATGATCGCGGCCGCCGAGCGGGAGCGCTCCGGCGTGGTGGACGTGGATTTCCCGGAGATCGAGAAGTTCGACCACCTGCCGGCACCCCGGGTGGAGAAGGCCCGCGCCTTCGTCACCATCATGGAAGGCTGCGACAAGTTTTGTACCTTCTGCGTGGTGCCCTACACGCGGGGGCGGGAGCTCT comes from Thiohalorhabdus denitrificans and encodes:
- a CDS encoding ATP-binding protein, translating into MFRIARAKSWSAGWLGRVLDRYRNRPDSEHEQAVVRVGVASAITAYLSIYGSVHPGAYAGMAGALEILGLFLVFGVALLAWIGVRPGPSHGRRLIANISDHGTLSLLLALYGEAVAPLYIVYLWVVVGNGLRFGQGYLYLSMGLALAGFLGVILSHPFWQENPTLAWGLWTGLVVLPLYFSALLAKLIRARAEAEAANRAKSQFLANMSHEIRTPMNGVIGMIDLLGDTSLTPMQRHFTQTAQRSARALLELLENVLDLSKIEAGKLTLQEEDFDLYATVRGTVDMLAHQAEQKGLRLDLHIDPHTPCRVRGDEVRLRQILINLINNAIKFTERGHVEVRICPSPEPEGSLRVCFEVVDTGIGIAEDVQEHIFEVFTQADGSITRRYGGTGLGTAISKQLVNLLGGTIQVESHPGIGTLFQVSLPWQPPEQEAGAEVMGPGGGVLLLTRDPVLRDRLMEWFALWGLQAEVVGSQDEVLARTGRPGARFRGVVIDEGELLDPSAFLACCRAPGNPSDPGLVLLRRDPDSRRLQGLEGRFDSVLDLPPDKPLLFNALYALQAELPRDERVVDLARRRAKRQGRERPRYILVAEDNPTNQEVIGLILEKGGYAARTVADGEEALQALEEEAFDLAILDMHMPERSGPEVVKLHRFMDTGDRPMPFVLLTANVTSEAAREAEEAGVAAFLTKPVEAQRLLETLEQALDRGAAPAGAGTPSGEAAETEEGALVSSRTMKELAGMSRDPSLLADLIQGFLRDSEDLLERMEKAAEECRLEELQGCAHSLKGSAGNLGVEAVANVCERLQRASATDLAAGGIAHELEGLRDLLARARPALLLHASGQLQH
- a CDS encoding crotonase/enoyl-CoA hydratase family protein; amino-acid sequence: MSNLFQFPEASHVYQQSEVELDRELGVATLNMAPQPRPAFTPELLADIEAFQKEVAHRVRQQPQRRSPDIRYMVLASNLDGIYNFGGDLSRFLSLIRAGDREGLLGYALACVRAGHRFSVGMDLPLTSLALVEGRAQGGGLEAALSCNVVIAEKGTQMGFPEVLFNLFPGMGAYSYLSRRIAPSLAERMILSGRLYEAEELYEMGVVDVLAEPGQGREKLVEYIAEAEKHSSVHGLLRRIHSSHNRVPFEELRDITELWVDSALGLGERELRTMERLVRAQDRRTGQKLSRAE